The Myxococcales bacterium genomic interval GCGCCCGCTTCCACATGACCAGACTGCTTTCGCACGCGTCTTCTGCCTCTATCTGGTAACGTCCGCCCCGATGACGGTTGCCCCATCCAGCCGCCCTCGCATCATCAAGCTGCCACCCACGCTGGTCGATCAGATCGCTGCGGGCGAGGTGGTGGAGCGGGCCGCCTCCGTCGTCAAAGAGCTCTGCGAAAACAGCCTCGACGCCGGAGCGCGCCGGATCGATGTGGAGATCGAGGGGGGCGGGCGCAGCTTGATCCGTGTGGTGGACGATGGCTGCGGTCTGTCGCCCGACGAGGCCCGCCTGGCTCTCGAGCGCCATGCCACCTCGAAGATCAGCCGCGCCGAAGATCTCTGGGGCGTGGAGACCTTCGGGTTTCGGGGGGAAGCCTTGCCTTCGATCGCGTCCGTTTCCAGGCTTCGGCTTGGCAGCCGGCCGGTCGACGCTGACGAAGGGTTCGTGCTGCGCATCGAGGCGGGCGTTGAGACCGAAGCGCGCGCCGCAGGCATGCCTACGGGCACCCAAATCGAGGTGCGCGACCTCTTCTTCAACACGCCGGCTCGGCTCAAATTTCAGAAAACCGAGAGTACCGAAGCAGGGAACGTATCCGAGTCCTTGCTGCGCCTGGCTCTGGCCAATCCCGATGTTCACTTTCGGTTGCGTACCAACGGGCGCGTAGCTCTGGACTTACCCCCTCACCGTGACCTCGCAGAGCGCGTTCGAGCGGCTCTTGCCCGTCGGGGCGCCGGTGTCTTGCACGAGGCTGTGGGCGACGAAAATGGGGTATGCGTTCACGCCTTCCTGGGGGGCCCGGAATGCGCATCGACGACGGCGCGCAACACCTTTCTCTTCGTGGGGCGTCGCTTCGTGCGGGACCGCTCGTTGCTCCAGGCCGTGTGCATGGGCTACGGCGAGCTCCTCGAACGGGGGCGCTACCCCTTGGCGGTGTTGTTCGTGGACGTGCCCGGTGAAGACCTCGACGTCAACGTGCACCCGCAGAAGCTGGAGGTGCGTTTCGCCAACCCGCAGCCTGTGTATGGAGCTGTTCGGCATGTCATCGGCGCGTCCTTGGCGCGGGCGCCGTTTCTCGAGCTCGAGAGCCGAAAAGCCCACTCCCTGGCACCAGGAAGGGGGGGCAAGGGAGCCCTGCCCATGGCCCGGGAGGGCAGCTACGACGGGCGGGCTGCCGCTGAACGAAGCCGCATGTCCGCGGGCAGCCGGGCGGCCGATCCCGTAGACCTCGACCGTTTGTTTCATCCTCGTTCGGCAGAAGGCCCGCTCGAGGCCCCTCAGCCGGCAAAGGCGGTGCTCCCGACGCAAGCCCAGCTGCCGGTGGTATCCGCGCCCCCGCCCCCCTCCGGCGTTGCGGGGCTTGCGAGCCTGCGCTACCTGGGAACGCTTGCGCGGACGTATTTGCTGCTCGAGACGGAGGAGGGAGGTCTGTGCCTCGTCGACCAGCACGCGGCTCACGAGAGGGTGCTCTTCCAAAAACTGCGGACGGCATGCGAGGCCCGCGACGTGCCGAGACAGCGCCTGCTTTTTCCGATTCCCATCGAGCTCGACGAGGCCCGGCTGGCAACCGTGGGTGAGGCCCAGGACACGCTCCAGACTCTGGGGTTCGAGCTCGAGGCGTTTGGCCTCAAGACGGCCCTGGTGCGCGCGGTTCCCGAGCTGCTCGCCCACGTCGACCCGAAACCCATGCTCCGCGACGTGCTCGACCGTTTGGCGGAAGGAGAAGCCCCCACGCTGGCGCCCGCCGAGCTCGAGCGGGTGCTTTCCACTTTGGCGTGCCACAGCGCCACGCGTGCCGGCGATGTGCTCGATCCGCCCCGCGTGGCAGGCCTCCTGGCCGAGCTCGACGCCGTGGATTGGCGCTCTCACTGCCCACACGGGCGTCCCGTTCTCGTGCGGTTACCGCTCGCGGAACTCGAGCGCCGCTTCGGCCGAACATGAGCACCGGCCCCAACGCTTTCCCGGACCCCGTGCCCCGCGTGGTGGCGATCGTGGGACCGACGGCCTCGGGCAAGAGCGATCTCGGCATGGCCCTCGCAAAGGCCTGGCCCGAAGGCGCGGAGATCGTTTGTTGTGACTCGATGCAGGTCTACACCGGCTTGGATATCGGCACGGGAAAACCCACAACCGATGACCGGACGAGCATTCCTCACCACCTGCTCGACGTGGCGCGGCCCGACGAAGCGTTTCACGCGGGGGCGTGGGCGCGGTGTGCGGGGCAGGTCATCGCCGGCATCACCGCGCGGGGACGGCTGCCAGTGATCGTGGGCGGCACGGGGCTTTACTTCCGGGCCCTCACCCGGGGCCTCTTCGAGGCGCCGCCGCCCGATGCGGGTATCCGGTCCCGTCACCAAGCCGAAGCCGCCCGGGGGGGCGTACCGGCGTTGCACGCCCGCTTGGCGGGCATCGATCCTGACGCGGCGGCAAAGATCGCTCCGAACGATCTCGTCCGGACGAGCCGCGCCCTCGAGGTGTGGGAGCAGACGGGCCGCCCCATTACGGCGCTGTGGCGAGAGGCTGCCGCCGTTCCGCCCTTGCGTTGTTTTCGGGTGGTTTATGACAAGCCTTCCGATGAGCTCCGGGGGCTCATCGATCGTCGGGTCGACACCATGATGGCGATGGGCTTTCTCGACGAGGTACGCGGGCTCTGGGCCCAGGGATTCCGCGAGGCCCGGGCGCTCGGGGGCCTTGGCTACAAACAGCTGGGGGAGCACCTGGCGGGAGCCTGTGACCTGTCCTCTGCCATCGCCGAAACCAAACGCGTCACGGTGGCCTACGCCCGCCGGCAGCGCACGTGGTTTCGCCAGGAGCCAGGATTGCGCGTGACGGCATCACCGCCGCTTGCCGACATCATGACCCAGATCCGGGCTTTCTTCGAAGGGTGTGACGACCCGCTCTGAGCCCCTTCGCCCGGGCGACGCCCGTTGCGCGCCGGAATCCCACGACGGGACTTGTCATCCGGCCCGAAGCGCCCCAGTATTCCCCCTTCTTTCCCGCGGAAACCGTGTATGGAGACAAAGACCGAAAAGCCGGCCGACAGCCCCACGCTCGAGTTCGAGCGCCCCATCGTGGAGCTGGAAAAGCGCATCGACGAACTGCAACAGCTCACCGGGGGGTCGGTAGATCTCCAGAAGGAGATACGCGCCCTGCAAAAGCGGGTCGAAGCCCTTCAGAGGAAGATCTTCGACGATCTCAGCCCCTGGCAGCGTGTCCTGCTCTCCCGGCACCCCCACCGGCCGTACACGCTCGACTACATCAGTCGTATGTTCACGGAGTTCACCGAGCTGCATGGCGACCGGCGTTTCGCTGACGATCCCGCCATCGTGGGGGGCTTTGCCTTTCTCGACGGAGAGCCCGTGCTGATACTGGGGCACCAAAAGGGGCGCACGACCAAAGAGAACGTGAAGCGTAACTTCGGCATGCCGAAGCCAGAGGGTTATCGCAAAGCGCTTCGTTTGATGGAGCTGGCAGGTCGCTTCGGGCGCCCGATCATTTGCTTCGTGGACACATCGGGGGCCTATCCTGGACTCGACGCGGAGGAGCGTGGCCAGGCCGAGGCCATCGCCAAGAACCTCGAGGTCATGGCCGGCCTTCCGGTGCCCATCCTCTGTGCGGTCATCGGCGAAGGAGGCTCGGGGGGCGCGCTCGCCCTGGGCGTGGCCGATCGTATCTTCATGCTCGAGAACTCGGTGTACTCCGTCATTTCGCCGGAGGGCTGCGCTTCCATCCTGTGGCGCGACGATACACAGAAGAGCCTTGCGGCCGAGGTCATGAAGATCACGGCGGCCGATCTCAAACGTCTTGGCATCATCGATGAGGTCGTGGCGGAATCGCGGGGCGGTGCCCACCGTGACTGGGACGTGACGTCCGACAACCTCAAGGCGGTCTTCGCGAAGCATCTCGCCGAGCTGAAGAAGCTGAACCCACAGCAGCTGCGAGACGAGCGCTACCGCAAGTTTCGCCAAATGGGCCAATTCGTAGAGACCACGGAAAAAGTCTGATGAGCAAGCGACCCTCGAGTCCCGGTGCGGAAGAGATCCTGGGCCAATACTTTCCGGTTCTGGACCACGGCTTCGTGTCGCTGGTGGATTACATGGGCACCGATGAGGATATCGAGCGTGCGGCGCGCGTGAGCTACGGCTACGGGACGCGCAAGCAGAACCTCACGCGCGGGCTCATTCGCTACCTACGGCGGCACAAGCACACCACGCCCAGCGAGATGGTGGAGCTCAAGTTCCATTGCTGCATGCCTATCTTCATCGCGCGGCAGTGGATTCGCCACCGGACGGCCAACGTCAACGAATACTCCGGCCGTTACAGCCTGGTGCCCCTGTTGTTTTACTCACCCGAAGCCGAGCAGCTTCAGACGCAGAGCCGCAGCAACAATCAGGGTCGCAGCGGGCGTCCGGTCGACCCGTCGATGTTCGATGAGGCTGCGAGGCGCTGGGGGCAGATACGGGCACAGGCGGCCGACACGTACGAGTGGTTGACGGAGAACGACGTGGCTCGCGAGCTGGCCCGCATCGACCTGCCTCTGTCCACGTACACCCAATGGTACTGGAAGATTGACCTACACAACCTGCTGCATTTTCTCACCCTGCGGGTGGACGAGCACGCGCAGTGGGAGATTCAGCAGTTTGGCCGCGTGATGGCGGGCATGCTCAAGCGGGTGGCTCCTCTCTCGTACGAGGCCTGGATCGACTACGACGTGTGCGGCAGTCACGTCTCCCGCATGGAGCTCGACGTCCTCCGACGGCTGGTGCACGGTGATGGGGAAGGCGTTGCTGCGCGGGAAGGCGCCTTGAGCAAGGACGAGCTGGCAGGGGCAGGGCTGTCACCCCGCGAGATTGCAGAGTTCCTCGCCAAGTTGGCTCCCAAGCGCGTACCAGACTTCGAGCTCGACCTCACGAAGGCCAAGCCGGGCGAGGTGTTCGCCGAGCGCTTCGCCCAGGCGGTACCGAAGGGTGACCGCGTCCCTCAAGACGGCTGATCCCAGCCCGCCTGCTCAGCCCACCGGAGCCGGACCTCACAGGCCCTGCCCGAGCGCTACGTCTCCTCTTTCGGGGGCGTGGGCGTGACCGAGGGCACACGGTACATGCCCGTGCGGCGTGGCGACAGCATGCGCGGCAGCTCCGAGAGGGCCTTGTCCAAGGTGATGGGTTCTTCGCCGAGCTCTGCCTCGAAGTCGATCAAGTCGCCATCGGAGTGGGCGCGCAGGCGCTTCGCGTAGTCGATGGCGCGTCGGATCGATTGCTCGGATACGCCCGCATCGAAGCTCTCTCCATTGTTCCCCTTGCCGCCAGAATCCCTAGACATGCTGTTCGTGTCCCGAAGCCCATAGAGGTTGCACGTGTCGACGAGCCGCGGGAGAAACACCACACCCCAAGTCCTCTGCCCGCCTCCGACGCCTGCCCACGGCTAGCCGCCTCACACGTTTCTCCCAGCGTGTGGCCGAAGTATGGTGAAGCAACGCGGGCGAATCAATTCAATTCGCGGGCAGGCCGAAAAGGCGGCGAGCATTCTCGGTCGTGGCCCGCGCGGTGGTCTCTAGATCCAGCTGCTTCAAGTTCGCCAGGCACTTGAGGGTCTCCACTACGTAAGCGGGCTCGTTACGCTTTCCCCGATACGGTATGGGCGCAAGATACGGGGCGTCGGTCTCGATCACGATACGATCGAGCGGCGTAAAGCGGGCGGCCTCGCGGATGGGTTCGGCATTCTTGAAGGTCAAGATGCCCGAAAACGAAATCATCTGGCCAAGGTCGAGATAGGCACGTGCGTCGTCACGTTCACCCGTGAAGCAGTGAATCACACCGGGATGGCCGCGGCCTGCCTCGGTGAGGATCTGTTTTGCGTCCTCGTGCGCGTCACGGATGTGCGAAATGACGGGTCGCTGCAACCGGCGGGCGAGCTCGAGAAAGCGGCGGTAGGCGTCGCGTTGAACGGCGCGGGGCGATTGATCGTAGTGATAATCGAGCCCCGTTTCCCCGATGCCCACGACGCGAGCCGCCTTCCCGAGGCCCTCGAGCTCAGCCCAATCCGCCTCGGTCATGCTAGCTGCGTCGTGAGGGTGTACGCCCACGACGGCCCAAACATCCGCTTCCGCCGCGGCCAGCGCCACGGCTGCCCGGGCGGATCGGGTGTCGTTGCCAGCACCGATGCAGACGAAGGCGTTCACTCCGGCCCGTCGGGCGCGATCCAGCACCTCCGGCAGCTCACCGGCGTAATCCTCGAAGTCGAGATGGCAGTGGGTATCGATGACGGGAAGCACGAAGCGAAAATAGCACTCCCGCCGGCCCCGATCTGCTCACCCTGAGTTCGGCCCTTGCGTTTGCGGCCGCGTACCTCTAAGCCGCGTTTTCGGGCTGCTCGTCGGACACGAGTTGGAAGACACCCGGGGGCTGTTCGATCACGAACAACGCCAACCCAAGACGGCGCAGCAAACGATCTGCGGACAGCCCAAGGGATTGGGCGAGGTTTTGGGCTTGGCGCGCGTCGATCCGGGGGCCACTCAGGCGGAAAAGATCGATCAAGCTTTTGTCTTCCTCCGAAAGCAGGAGGGGCTCCGGATCGGCCAGGCGCACGTGACCCGTGTCGTCCACACGGAAGCGAGGCACCTGTCGGCACAGCGCCTCGAGGACCGACAGCGGAGGCACGAAAGCCGAGGGGCGCCGCTGAAACACCGCGCGCGCCAAGGTGGCCAACGAAATAGGCGCCGAGACCGTGAGCACCTTCTCGATGCTGCGGACCAACCGGGCGTCATCACTCTCGAACCAGAACCATCCGGTGGCAGGCACGAGCCAGCGGAAGCTTGGGCGCGCGCTCACCACGGTTTTCACGAAGTCGAGTCGGTCCGTGCCCGCTTGCTCGGCCAGGTGTCCGAGCCTCGCGAGCCCCCATGAGACCACCGTGCGTACGGCCAGTCCGTAAACCCTCTGTGTAAGTGCCAGATCTGCTCCCGGCACGGCCAGACAGACGTCGCCTCGTCTCAAGATCGAGTACGGGATGGGCGCTTCCACGAAGCGGCTCGCGCGTTCAATCTGAGCGAGCGATATCTCGCCCCGCGCGACCCCGTGGGCGCGCAACGCCTCCAGGATCATTTGCTCTGATGCCGGCGCCATTTGCCCGATGAGTTCAATGGCGCGTTCGAGCAAGGGGGTCGGCGGTCTTGGCCACAGGCGGGGTCGTGCCACCAGGAAGGGGGCAAGCTCGTCTTCGAGCAGCGTCGGCTGCTCGGGGGGTTGGCTGGCCGCTTGCCGCAACCGAACCGCCGTGGCCACTGCGTCTTGGAGTGACCGCAGACCGAACCCCGGAATCGCCAGCAAGCGTCCCACGGTCCAGGCGCCCTCGAGGGGCTCGTGGAGCACGGCTCGTTCCAGCGCGTCGCGCACCTTGGGGGGCAAAGGAATGTCCCTCAGGATCTCCGCCGGCGACGGGGCAGGGCGCATCAGGAAGTCGGCCGGCGGTCGACGGAGGGTCGACGCCGGCATCGACCTGGACAGCGATGCGAGCACCACCGCCGTCGTCGCAAGCGCTGCAGACATGCCCTCCAACTTAGAAGGCGTATGTCTCCGATAGGTTTCCTCGGAGCTAAAACCCCGTAAACCAGTGTCGTTGCGCGCCTTTGCGTGCGAAGCGGGGGTAAGGCGGCGACCGAATCAGAGTCGCGCGGCCACTGAAGCGGCGCCCAGAAGGCCCACTGCCGGGTGGGTGACGATGAAGCATGGGGTCTTCGCCACCAACGGCTGAAAGCGTCCCTTGGCCTCGAAGGCCTGGCGGAAAACACCGTTCGTCATCACCGGAATGATGCGCGGTCCGATGCCCCCAGCGATGTAGACCCCGCCCGTGGCCAAAAAGGTCAACGCCAGGTTGCCCGCAAGTCCGCCGAGGACTGAACAGAAAAGATTGATCGCCATGACGCAAATCGGATCCTTGCCGTCCATGGCCTGACGCGCGATCACCGCTGCGGGATCCTCCACCACCATCTGGCCTTTCGTTTCGTCGGCCACCAAGGGGCGCAGCGCGGGCTCGCTGGTGAGGAAACCAAAAATGTCCGAAAGCCCCTGTGTGGAGAGCACGCGTTCGTAGGAAACGCGCCCGTAGCGCCCGGCCATATAGGTCATCAGTCCCGTTTCGAGGGCGGACCGGGGCGTGAAGTCCACGTGGCCACCCTCGGAGGCGATGACCTGGTACCGGTTGTCGGCGGGAGACCAGAACAGGAAGCCTTCACCAAGGCCCGTGCCCGCACCCATCACCACGATGGGGCCCGTGGGGTTGCGTTCACCTCCACCGACCGGACAAAGGTTTTCGGGCCCGATCACCGTAACTCCCAAGGCAGCTGCCTGAAAGTCATTGAGCAAGGCCACTTTCTCGATCTTGGTCTTCGCCTCGATCTTTCGGCCGTCGACGAACCAGGGCAGGTTCGTCACCCGGCACGTGTTGTTGTCCACGGGGCCTGGCACGCCAAAACAGGCGCGTCGCGGCTGGGCGTCGGGGCCAAGCGCCTTTCGCACGTCGTGAAGGAACTTTTCAACCACGGCGTCGAGAGAGGCGTGGTCTGCCGAGGGGTAGGCCCGCTCGAAGAAGATCTCGTTGTCGCGCAACAAGGCGAGGCGGCTGGTGGTGCCGCCGATGTCTCCGGCCAGAACGGTCACGTGAGGCTCCTTTATCGGGTCGTGGGGTGGTCGCTCAACCGCCCCTTGGCCGTCTACGATAACCCGTTCCGGGACATCGCGCGCGGCCACGAGCGCCAGGTCAGGGCTCGCTCGCTTTTCCGGCAGCTTCGGCCTGCTCGAGCGCCGTGATCTTCGCCACGCGGTCTTGGTGTCGTCCGCCCTGGAAGGGCGTCTCCAGAAACACGTCGAGGGCAGCCAAGGCGGTGTCGGGGGCCAGCAGGCGCTCGCCCAGGCACAGCACGTTGGCGTCGTTGTGGGACCGTGAGAGGCGGGCCGCTTCGATCGAGAACGCATCGGCGGCACGGACGCCGTGAACTTTGTTGGCGGCGATCGCCATACCGATCCCAGAGCCGCAGGCCAGCACGCCCAAGGTGCCAGGGTTGTCCCTCACGGCGCGACCGACGGGGGCGGCGTAATCGGGATAGTCGCTACGGTCGAAGGTGGGGGGCCCCAAGTCGACGATCTCTACGCTTGCCTTGCTGCGCAGATGCATCAACACCTTCTGCCTCAAGTGGAAACCGGCGTGGTCGCTTGCAACGAAGATCTTCACGACGTGGGGCACAATGGCAGGAAGAGGATAGCCTGGCAAGTCCCGGCCGCTCTCTCGGCGAACGCAGCCTACCGAGCACAAACAAAGACCGCCCAGCCGGATTCCTCCGGTCTGGGCGGTGCCTCACGATTGACCTAAAAAGGGAAGTTTAGATCTTGTCGAGCGTGGTGACGATGAACTTGTCGATCTTGAACCCAAGCTCCCGGCGCTCGATGCGCACGGAGACCGTGCCAGCCTCGCTCACGGTGAACGAAGAACCCGAACGCACCCAGTCCCATTCACCGTGTTTGTTGTGGTACACGGTGCCAAGCTTTTGGCCTTCTACGCTCAAGAAGAGCGAGTTGCTGTTTTTGTCCTGCGCGTAGCTGTTCAAGAACACCCAGTAGGTACCGGGCTTCGAGAGGTACACGTCATAGAGCGCGACGGCACCCTTGCCCTCGGCAACGCTTGCAGGCGCCCCCGAGCCCGTGACCTCGATGATGGTCCCGTTCTTGTTCCACTGAGCCTTGTCGCCGTTCTTGAAGAAGTCGCCGCTTTCGGCTTCGACGCGCGCCTCGTGGGGATCGACGACGGGGGTACGCCCGCGCATGACCGTGGGTGGCGGAGGCGTGACCGGGGTACGCCCGCGCATGACGGTGGGTGGCGGAGGCGTGACCGGTGTGCGCCCGCGCATGACTGTCGGGGGTTCGACGGGCGTTCGCGCTCTGGTTACCTCGCCCCGCACTACGGTCAACTGGTCGACAAAGTCCCCCGCGCGTCCCGTAAATCCAGCGAAGTAGCCGCTCTGGAAGGTGGCCGTCATGGAGCTTCCCGTCGCGGTACCCGCCTGGACGCAGCGGTTCTTCGACGTGCAAATGGTCAACTGGTTGACGACCCAGTCGGCCCGGGCGCTAACGGAGGACACCACCTCGTCGGCGTCGAGCAAAAGCCACGCGGTGTTGTCACCGCCGGAGCCCCCAGCCTTGCCCGTTCTGACCCGACTCGTGAAGTCGCTGTTCCAGTGGTAGACCTCGATCGAGTCGATGTAGAGGCCGTACCGGATCGCAATGCCCGCAAAAGCCGACCCGTCCTTGGTAAGCGAAAACGGGGAACCACCCGATCCGCCAATGGTTTCGCCGCTGGAAAGCAAGCCCTGCGTAACCAGCTCGAGCCCATCTTGGGATGAGGTATCGAGAACGTTGTCACCCTGGAGCGGCGCGTCGCCCTTGACGAGCTCGTAGCCGTCGGGGATGGGATCAGAGATGGGTGCGAGGGAGTAGGCCTCGACCTCAGGTCCACCGCAGCCAGCCCACAGGGGGGCGAGCAGGAGGCCACCAAGGGCCGCGTACGTCGTCATGCGTTGTTGTTTCATGGTCGTTCCTTATGACAGAAGTTCGACGAATCTCCTAGCATGGCTATAGCGTTTTGTGGACAAAAGTTGCGTCAAATGACGCTCGTGCTCGTTGCGCCTCAAGTTGAACGGGGGCGGGGCGTGGTGTATCTCCGCGCGTCGCCATGATGATCGCTTCTTGGAACGTGAACTCGGTGCGCGCGCGCCTGGATCGGGTCATCGGGTGGGTGCACGCGCGCCGGCCTGACGTGCTGTGCCTTCAGGAGACCAAAACCAACGACGAGGAATTCCCCGCGGACGCGTTCAGGGACTTGGGCTACCGGTGCACGCTATACGGGCAGCGCACCTATAACGGCGTGGCGCTCCTCTCGAAGCTTCCCGTGACGGAGGTGGTGCGAGGGTTCGGCGACGACGATCCCGCTTGCCGCTTCATCGCAGGACGCGTGGGAGGGGTGCTCGTGGCCAGCGTCTACGTGCCCAATGGCCAGGCGGTGGGCAGCGACAAGTTCGCCTACAAGCTCGCGTGGCTCGGCCGCTGGCGCGCGTGGCTCGATGCTCACGCGAACAGAGGCGACCTCATGGCCTTTTGTGGCGACTACAACATTGCCCCGGATGACCGGGACGTTCACGATCCGGAAGCCTGGAAGGACCAGGTGCTTTGCCACCCTGCCGAACGAGACGGCCTGGCGCGTATCGTCGACTTTGGGTTAGAAGATGTCTTCCGGCGCCTGCACCCGGAGCCAGGGCTTTACTCGTGGTGGGACTACCGGCAGCTGGCGTTCCCGAAGAACCGCGGATTGCGCATCGATTACGTGCTTGCCTCGGCGCGTCTCGCCGCCTCCTGCACGAGCGCTTTCATCGACCGGGAAGCCCGCAAAGGCAAGTTGCCGTCCGATCACGCACCTGTCGTCACCGAGTTCGCGCTGTGACAATCGGAGCGTCCGCAGGGTCCAAGGGCGCGAAAGCCCGACCCCTTCTGACACCAGGTGTTGACCCGGACCTTCCCAAGCAGTACTTTTCCACCCCCTAAATGGCCCGCGAAGAGCATATCGAGTTCCAAGGACGCGTGATCGAAGTTTTGCCCGCGGGCAGTTTCCGAGTGGAACTGGAGACCGGGCACCAGGTGCTAGCGCATCTTGGTGGCAAGCTTCGTAAACACCGTATTCGTGTCGTTTTGGGTGACAAGGTCACCGTGGCACTGACCCCCTACGACCCCACACGGGGGATCATCGTTTACCGCGGCTGAGGGTGGCCGCGAGCGGGAAACCCTATCGGGGGCGGCAACGGGAGGGCGGGTTGCGGATGTGCCAAGTACGAGAAGGCTCTGAGGGTGTTCGGTAAGTTTGCGAACGCCGCCGTGTGGATAGGCCTGGTCGCCGGGGCGTTCTTCGCTGGCCGTGCCACCGCCGAGTCCGAAAAAACCTCCGCTCCGGGCAGCGGTGTGGTTACGCCGCGTCCCGTTGCGGCGCCTGAACTCGAGCCTCCGGGGGCCGTGACCCCGAGTGAAGCTCCAAACCCCGCCGAACTGCAAGCCTCCGTGGCACCGCTCGTGGCGCGGGTGAAGCAGTCGGTGGTGGCGATACAGACCTCCAAGGTGATCCGCCGGGTGGTGCGGGAGGACCCCTTCACCCAATTTCTGCGCGAGCGCTTCGGCGGCGGGGACGCTCCTCCCGAACGCCGAGAGACCCAGCGCAGCTTGGGATCGGGGTTTCTCATCGACAAAGAGGGCACCGTACTCACCAACAACCACGTCGTGGCCGGCGCGGACGAGGTGATCGTGATCCTCGACGACGAGCGCAGCTTTCCGGCCAAGGTTCTGGGCGCCGATCCCTTCACGGACGTGGCCGTGGTGAAAATCGCCGAGCCGCCTGCGGATCTCCGCCCGGCACGTCTCGGCAACTCCGAAAAGGTGGCCGTGGGCGATTACGTCCTGGCGATCGGAAACCCGCTCGGCCTGGGGCAAACCGTGACCATGGGCATCGTCAGCGCGAAGAACCGGTCTCTCGGGACGAAGCTCGGGGACATCGAGCCCCGGTACCAGGATTTCATCCAGACCGACGCGGCGATCAACCAAGGCAACTCGGGAGGGCCGCTCTTCAATTTTCGCGGCGAGGTCATTGGCGTCAACTCGGCCATCTTGAATCCCGCTGTGGCAATGAACGTTGGTTTCGCCATTCCCATCAATTTGGCCCAAAACGTCGCCACCCAGCTCCAGGCTTCCGGGCGGGTGGCCCGAGGATATCTCGGCGTTTCGTCAATCGATCTCACGCCCGACCTGGCGCGCCAGTACAACCTCGACCAGACCTCGGGCGCCCTCGTGACGTCCGTGGTGGAGAGCTCGGCAGCGGCCCGTGCCGGTATTCGGCAGAACGACGTCATCGTCGAGATCGGTGATAAGTCGATCGACCGCCGGAACCAGTTGGCTCAGGCGATCGCGCAGATCGAACCAGGCAAGACGGTGAAAATCGTGTTCCTGCGCGGAGGGCAGCGCTTCGAGACCGAGGCGGT includes:
- the xth gene encoding exodeoxyribonuclease III, which encodes MMIASWNVNSVRARLDRVIGWVHARRPDVLCLQETKTNDEEFPADAFRDLGYRCTLYGQRTYNGVALLSKLPVTEVVRGFGDDDPACRFIAGRVGGVLVASVYVPNGQAVGSDKFAYKLAWLGRWRAWLDAHANRGDLMAFCGDYNIAPDDRDVHDPEAWKDQVLCHPAERDGLARIVDFGLEDVFRRLHPEPGLYSWWDYRQLAFPKNRGLRIDYVLASARLAASCTSAFIDREARKGKLPSDHAPVVTEFAL
- the infA gene encoding translation initiation factor IF-1; this encodes MAREEHIEFQGRVIEVLPAGSFRVELETGHQVLAHLGGKLRKHRIRVVLGDKVTVALTPYDPTRGIIVYRG
- a CDS encoding trypsin-like peptidase domain-containing protein, with amino-acid sequence MFGKFANAAVWIGLVAGAFFAGRATAESEKTSAPGSGVVTPRPVAAPELEPPGAVTPSEAPNPAELQASVAPLVARVKQSVVAIQTSKVIRRVVREDPFTQFLRERFGGGDAPPERRETQRSLGSGFLIDKEGTVLTNNHVVAGADEVIVILDDERSFPAKVLGADPFTDVAVVKIAEPPADLRPARLGNSEKVAVGDYVLAIGNPLGLGQTVTMGIVSAKNRSLGTKLGDIEPRYQDFIQTDAAINQGNSGGPLFNFRGEVIGVNSAILNPAVAMNVGFAIPINLAQNVATQLQASGRVARGYLGVSSIDLTPDLARQYNLDQTSGALVTSVVESSAAARAGIRQNDVIVEIGDKSIDRRNQLAQAIAQIEPGKTVKIVFLRGGQRFETEAVLEEKASGEEVLGMRVVPLSPEEAKPLGIRPGQGVRVVDVDASAFTSGELRRDDLILAVDRTPVTVPLLKRLEQVLLRGGWGRLIVQRGNRQFVLTLTG